Proteins found in one Miscanthus floridulus cultivar M001 chromosome 4, ASM1932011v1, whole genome shotgun sequence genomic segment:
- the LOC136551395 gene encoding early nodulin-like protein 1, with amino-acid sequence MGRPRATPAAATSRPRRNPKPKPDSSFLSPLASPSATPRTRTRTRTRKGAIRGGGPSPVSSSPGSSPADLNISFLSSPGSASPPKPKPKLRSRAKPKPKPKPDPSFLSPLTSPSPSPAPRTRKRAVRGVVGSSPASSSPGSSPADLSISFLSSPGSPASPPKPSARAKFAARAPLVASPRAATPSPAASPHPASVGATGVSSVGDLRTVVASQMENLKRRLDALHSRAHADLDASFSRVSKRIKTQNQACQQLADEVDKEHKKISDNMKESSEIARAKYKQIIAEAQASTTRVWKVTIPEMTKSVEKAIDGLCTHYNISMPV; translated from the exons ATGGGGAGACCACGAGCGACCCCCGCCGCGGCCACCTCCAGGCCCAGGCGCAACCCCAAGCCAAAGCCGgactcctccttcctctccccgCTTGCGTCGCCGTCTGCCACACcgcgcacccgcacccgcacacGCACACGCAAGGGCGCCATCCGCGGCGGCGGCCCCTCCCCCGTGTCGTCGTCGCCGGGTTCTTCCCCCGCCGACCTCAACATCAGCTTCCTCTCCTCGCCGGGCTCCGCCTCCCCGCCGAAGCCCAAGCCGAAGCTCAGGTCCAGGGCCAAGCCCAAGCCCAAGCCCAAGCCGGACCCCTCCTTCCTCTCCCCGCTCACGTCTCCATCGCCGTCGCCTGCGCCGCGTACTCGCAAACGCGCCGTCCGCGGCGTCGTCGGCTCCTCACCCGCGTCGTCGTCGCCGGGGTCCTCCCCCGCCGACCTCAGCATCAGCTTCCTCTCCTCGCCGGGCTCCCCCGCCTCCCCACCGAAGCCCAGTGCCAGGGCCAAGTTCGCCGCGCGCGCTCCCCTCGTCGCCAGCCCCCGCGCCGCCACACCTTCCCCCGCCGCGTCTCCCCACCCTGCGTCGGTGGGGGCGACGGGGGTATCCAGCGTCGGAGACCTCAGGACCGTCGTCGCCTCACAGATGGAGAACCTCAAGCGCCGACTCGACGCACTCCATTCCCGCGCTCACGCCGACCTCGATGCGTCCTTCTCCCGTGTCTCCAAGCGAATCAAG ACCCAAAACCAAGCTTGTCAGCAACTAGCAGATGAAGttgacaaggaacacaagaaaATATCTGATAATATGAAAGAAAGTTCTGAGATTGCCAGG GCAAAGTACAAGCAGATCATCGCAGAGGCACAGGCATCCACAACTCGTG TGTGGAAGGTGACTATCCCTGAGATGACAAAATCTGTGGAGAAAGCTATTGATGGTCTGTGTACCCATTATAATATCTCAATGCCAGTTTAG